The Electrophorus electricus isolate fEleEle1 chromosome 15, fEleEle1.pri, whole genome shotgun sequence genome segment GACAGATACAAACTGTTGCTACTGTGAAGCCTGTGAAGTGatgattaaatgtaaatgcatgaatGAAAAGGTTCTAGGTTTCTGCATGAATGGCTCCTAAAATTATTTGGGAGCTTTGTTTTAAGAAAGCGGTTTGCTTTGCACTTAAAAGTATTTCGTGAAAAAATGTTGCTCACAAAGCATTAACAGTTTCAAAGCTtccatttgcagcatttagctgggacttttatccaaagtgacttacaataaAAACTGAACACAATTTAAGggcttgctcaagggcccaataGTGGCCTCATGGCAGTGTTGGTggttgaactagcaaccttatAATTACAAGTCgcataccttaaccactgcactaccacaaacacacgcttAGTTATAAATATGGCATATGCTTTGAAAGAGATGTTAAAGCCATGGAGCTGCCAGACAAGTAAATATTTAGTAAAAACATTTCAGGTAAAAATTAGGATGTTTCGTTGTTATTCGTTATGATTTTTTGtgaacaaagcatttttttctacTAGTGATTGCATTTTATATTACTGGCTTTTGAAAGCAGGAATGCAGTTTGTACGCTCACCTAGTTGCTCTTATAAACTGGTAGATGACACCAGTTTTTGAATGACACATTCGTGACAGTTGGAGTGGGCTGCTACAATTCTCATGAGCTCTTGTAGCAAGAGCTCTTCATGTGTGTCATTTAAGAGAGTTTTCTGAAGTTCatgtacaaaaatgtttttgcccATTGTCATGTTGCATGACATATGCTGTTCTGGGTTTTAGATCACAAACATACATCCTGATAGGGCAGTTATCTATTTAGCCCAATCTATTGAGAAATTCtacagcaaaatgaaaaaattcCCAATAGACTGGGTTGACTAGATAATTGCAGTGTTTACACTACTGGTTTATTGTTTACAGTGTTCAGGgttcatatttaattttgtactctatattgttaaaataaatatatgtagtgGTCAAATACACTGTCTAGTGTTTAGGTGTTGATTGTGTTGTTCAGATGTTTAACATGCTCAGTTGTGTAGCATGTGGTGCTCAGATGTGTACATTGTACTCAGGTGTGTGATGCGCTTAAGTGTATACCTTGTATTCTATAATGCCCAGGTGTGTACCATTTATTGTATAGTGCTGAGGTGTGTGATGCACTCAGGTGTGTACCATTTATTGTAtagtgctcaggtgtgtgatgcACTCAGGTGTGTACCATTTATTGTAtagtgctcaggtgtgtgatgcACTCAGGTGTGTACCATTTATTGTAtagtgctcaggtgtgtgatgcACTCAGGTGTGTACCATTTATTGTAtagtgctcaggtgtgtgatgcACTCAGGTGTGTACCATTTATTGTAtagtgctcaggtgtgtgatgcACTCAGGTGTGTACCATTTATTGTAtagtgctcaggtgtgtgatgcACTCAGCTGTGTATCATGTATTGTAtagtgctcaggtgtgtgatgcACTCAGGTGTGTACCATTTATTGTAtagtgctcaggtgtgtgatgcACTCAGGTGTGTACCATTTATTGTAtagtgctcaggtgtgtgatgcACTCAGCTGTGTACCATTTATTGTATAGTGCTGAGGTGTGTGATGCACTCAGGTGTGTACCATGTATTGCATAGTGCTGAGGTGTGTGATGCACTCAGGTGTGTACCATGTATTGCATAGTGCTGAGGTGTGTGATGCACTCAGGTGTGTACCATGTATTGCATAGTGCTGAGGTGTGTGATGCACTCAGGTGTGTACCATGTATTGTAtagtgctcaggtgtgtgatgcACTCAGGTGTGTACCATGTATTGCATAGTGCTGAGGTGTGTGATGCACTCAGGTGTGTATCATGTATTGTATAGTGCTGAGGTGTGTGATGCACTCAGGTGTGTACCATTTATTGTAtagtgctcaggtgtgtgatgcACTCAGCTGTGTACCATGTATTGTAtagtgctcaggtgtgtgatgcACTCAGCTGTGTACCATGTATTGTAtagtgctcaggtgtgtgatgcACTCAGCTGTGTACCATGTATTGTAtagtgctcaggtgtgtgatgcACTCAGCTGTGTACCATGTATTGTAtagtgctcaggtgtgtgatgcACTCAGCTGTGTACCATGTATTGTAtagtgctcaggtgtgtgatgcACTCAGCTGTGTACCATGTATTGTATGGTGCTCCGGCTTCGTTGTGTTAGGTGTGttaaataaacatcactgtgtTCTACATGGTTAGTTTCTGCATCCTGCCAACCCTCCCACATTACATAAGTAaatttcacttaaaaaccatgcaAAAGAGagcaccattttaaaaatagaaacatcttatatatatatatatatatatatatatatatatatatatatatatatatatatatatatatatatatatatatatatgtatgtatgcctGGTGTGACTGTAGACTgtttaacagatactttctttctttaacttaagtaataatttaaatgactacttttacttgagtaatAATTCTACttgtgtaattattattttaaagtaaaagtacTTTTACATGAGTATAGTTTTGGGCTACTCTGCCCTCCTCTGGTGCTCAGGTGTGCCAATCCTGTGACAGGTGAGCAGGGTCGTGATGGTCCTCAGGGTCAGAAGGGTTCTGTGGGACATGAAGGGGCGCAGATCACCAATGGATACAGGGATGGCTTCCTGTTCACCGTGCACAGTCAGAGCCAAGAAAACCCCGTGTGCCCCGACGGGACCTTGACGATGTACTCTGGATATTCACTCCTTTATATCAGTGTAAACAGCTGGGGACATGGGCAGGATCTGGgtatgaatcacacacacacacacacacacacctcaccggAATGTTAGGTTGCTAATACCTAtatgttatgttgtgtgtgtgtgtgtgtgtgtgtgtgtgtgtgcgtgtgtgtgtgtgtgtgtgtgtgtgtgtgtgcgtgcatttatCCATCCATGTAACTGTGCActtatgcatttgtattcatgtgtgtgtgtgtgtgtgtgtgtgtgtgtgtgcgtgcatttatCCATCCATGTAACTGTGCActtatgcatttgtattcatgtgtgtgtgtgtgcgcgtgtgtgtgtgtgcgtgcatttatCCATCCATGTAACTGTGCActtatgcatttgtattcatgtgtgtgtgtgtgtgtgtgtgtgtgtgtgtgtgtgtgtgtgtgtgtgtgtgtgtgtgcgcgtgcatttATCCATCCATGTAACTGTGCActtatgcatttgtattcatgtgtgtgtgtgtgtgtgtgtgtgtgtgtgtgtgtgtgtgcgtgcatttatCCATCCATGTAACTGTGCActtatgcatttgtattcatgtgtgtgtgtgtgtgtgtgtgtgtgtgtgtgtgtgtgcgtgcatttatCCATCCATGTAACTGTGCACTTATgcatttgtaagtgtgtgtgtgtgtgtgtgtgtgtgtgtgtgtgtgtgtgtgcgtgcatttatCCATCCATGTAACTGTGCActtatgcatttgtattcatgtgtgtgtgtgtgtgcaggcactcTAGGCAGCTGTCTGGTGCAGTTCTCCACAGTGCCCTTTCTCTTCTGCGACCCCAACGAAACATGTTATTATGCAGCCTCAGACTCGAACTCTTACTGGCTGTCCACAGACACGCCCATGCCCAGAGACACCTCAGCTACCACACTAGCGCAGTATATCAGCAGGTACATAGACAGCCATGGTTCTCACACTGATATTTATAGTATGAAGACAGACATatttgcctgtctctctctgtctgtctttctcataTGCGTAAATGTATACAAAAGTGTTTTCTCACATCCATTCTAACTTCCTTTCTGCTCCAGGTGTTCAGTATGTGAGGCTTCAGGCAATGTCATAGTCATACACAGCCAGATGAGTACAGAGCAAGATTGCCCTAGTGGCTGGCAGGAACTGTGGAGTGGCTACTCATTTGTCATGGTATAAACCACCACCTTCTACCGAAACAAGCTCATATATCACGCTTTCTAGAAGCAAACCAAGTGGTTCAGACAGTCTAATCTAAAGTCCCGCATAGCAGAAGGTCTGACATGGTGTCTTTTGatgtggtatttttttttaactttacaaTTGCCATCTACAAACGCAGCAATAAAACCTACCCTTGGAACTTCAgtaagaaaagcaaaaaaagcacaaaacaatttttgttttccctctgtctctataGCAAACAGGCACTGAGGCAGAGGGCTCAGGGCAGCCACTGGCTTCTCCTGGCTCCTGTCTGAAGAAGTTCCAGAAAGTTCCGTTTATTGAATGCCATGCCAGTGGCACCTGCAAGTACTCCTTTGATTCCAACAGCCACTGGCTGGCAGTGGTGGATCGCAACCGGATGTTCAGGTAAAACAGATCTCGAGTACGAGTACAAGATGTAAAGCACATGCATTTTTTGAAGGAAAGATATTTCTCAAATTGAAACAAGATGAAACAGCAGGAATAAATATTGTAATGACATGGCAAGTGAAATTTAAAATAGCTTggaaaaaatgaatatttatttattatattgatTTATATATTAAGACATTAATTCACATTCCTTTTGAGCAAGAAGAGTTATTTTTTCCTGTGCCTGCTCACATACCCACATCTGACCCAAAGTATTGTTAATGTAATACACTTAACACCTATAGAGCTTGCTTTTCTTTAGAACACCATAGAGAATATTAGGAATGCACTTAAACTTGCAAGCAAGCCCAGGGATTAGCAGTAGGTCTGCCTCAGATGATCAGATGGTCAGGGTTGACTAGAACATTCTGTGGGTTTTTGTTCCTCAGTAAACCAGTCCCACAGACATTGGTTGGAGACTCCCCCGGCAACATTATCAGCCGCTGTAAGGTCTGCATGAAGATTCCATGACCAGAAGCCCTTGGGTTACTTAATGCATAGACCTATGAGGAGCTGAAACCATGATGGCTGGCTTGAAATGCATCAGACCAAACTTTCATTGACCAAATGTTCATGTCCTTCCAGGGTACAGTACCAGTACATATatcaacaaacatttttaagcaTTCAAGAAATTTTCATAAAAGGATCACTTGAATGGAAACTTGACCACAGACAGACATCTAAGACCATTTTTACTCTTTAACATATATGCTCCAAAatcaaagacaaataaaatatattcgACCTCACCATCAATTTCAGAGGTTCCCAatatttccttttcattcttgTCCAAAATCTATAAAGTTAATTTTTGTGTCAACAAAGTCAACATTTCTGTCTCCTTTCAGATAATCTAACGCTGATAGGTCTGCATGATCCATTTATATGTAGCAAGGTTTGGGCTTGGTACTATCAGTCATTCAAAACTGAGTGTAAACAGCCATTCATTACTAAGTAGGCTGTGGACCAATACCTGTGGACCAATACCTGTGGACCAATACCTGTGGACTAATACCTAAAACTCCCCCACGTTCCCACTGAGCCATCCAAGCATAGGCCAGGGTAAAAGAACCAGTTCAGCACCTGTACCCATTGTTCTCACTTAAATCAGGATCAACAGAACGTCACTTTGATAAATTTGGCTAATTCACTTCCTTATATTATCCTTTCAGTTATAGACTGATACTGAGAAAAATAATTGAATCACCTGTGTTGGCTAAATTGAAATTTActtgattgtttttgtgtgtttatgtgtcagATAATACTGTATCATTAGCCCAAAAGGGCATGTCATGTGCACAGAATGAGATCAGAGTGCTCCCATCCAGATGTTCTGTAAACCAGCAATTTTctttacatttgtaattttactGCCCTGATGGATATGGCAGAGAGGAGGCTGGATTGGTTACAGCTCTAAAGGCTTGTTGTgttatttattgtattgtttgatTTAGTATATTTTCCATTGTACGTTAAGGTTATTGGTGTATTAACATTGTTAATGATGCAGATTTAATCTCTTAATCTCTTAGATTTGTTAAAAAACTTGCCAGATATATGGTGGCGTTATCTGTAGGTTTCCTCCCACCATAATCAGCACTACGTATAGTGCATTTGTTATGAAAATGGGCGTATTCGTGCGTATTTGCACATGAATATGCTTTGCAGGTGCACAATTAATGGTGCTATTATGGAAATAAAAGCGGTAGAAAAAATGCATGTCcgtacacacccaaacacagaggacacactctctcactcatatcactgcacacagaacagagcactGAACTAGTGTGGTTGAGCATAAGCTCTGTGTTTGTTAGGAGATGACATGACTCTGCTGTAgagtttacattttattcttcatgggttttttatattttagatttaaaagtGATAATGTTAAATCCActtttttagcttttattttccTAAAGATGAAGCGCTGAGTGGATGACCTTCGACCAGTGCTACACGAGGAAAGGGGCTATGGGCAGGGTTCAGAGCCTCGGCTCTGGGCACGAGGGCGAAGTTTAATAAGTGGGAATCTTAAAAACGAAGGACATTTCATATACATTCACCTCCCACTGGAACCAAAATCCAACAGCTACTTGGAGGTTTTCTGTAAAACCCAGTAATCAGTAATATTTCAGTAACCAGTTATAATCAGTCTTAATATAATCCTCTGCAAGTGCTCTGTTTGggaatatttaatttttggtATGGTGGTTATAATCTAGAATCATTCTAGAGTCATTCTAgagcatcaggttgcttctatgttgaaaatttcaaaaactacggTTCATAAGAATAAggtcaaacagcaaacacatgggacaacagctacagactagCAGAGGTCAAAAACGACTCTACCGACCGTGATGATCGCTACCTCATTCGAACatcacttaacaaccgtaagataACTTCAaatgacctacaaaaagaatggcatccAGCAGCTGGGTTGAATTGCATAGCGAGGACGgtttgaaacaggcttctggaggcagggctgaagtcctgcaaagctagaaaaaagctcttcatcaatgagaagcataGAAGAGGCAGACggaagtttgcaaaagaccataaggattagaccgcagaggactggagtaaggtcatcttctctgacgagtgctctctctctctcgctctctctctttctctctctctctgtctgtctctctctctctctgtctctctctctctctctctctctctctctctatatatatatatatatatatatatatatatatatatatagacgcacacacacatacacagcgggtgaaataagtattgaacacatcaccaattttctaagtaaatatatttctaaaggtgctattgacatgaaattcgtaccagatgtcggtaacaacccatccaatccaccatagatgtccataaattaggttatgtgtaataatgagaaatgacacagggaaaaagtattgaacacgcttactgaaatttatttaatacttcgtacaAAAGCCTTTCTAGGTGATGACCGGCTTCAAGATgcctcctgtatggagaaactagtcgcatgcattgctcaggtgtgattttggcccattcttccacacaaaaaCTTCAAATCCTAAAGGTTCCATGagctccttctatgaactctgagctttagttccttccatagattttcagttggattcaggtcaggtaattggctgggccattctagcagctttattttctttctctgaaaccagtttccttggctgtgcgTTTGGGCTCATTGTTTTGCTGAAATTTCCACCctcgtttcatcttcatcatcctgttagatggcagcagattttttatcaagaatgtctcggAACATTagtccattcatccttccttcaattatatgaagcatgccagtgccatatgctgaaaaacagctccacaccatgatgttcccacctccaaacttcactgttggtatggtgtttttggggtgatatgcagtgccttttgacctccaaacatgttgtgtattatggcatccaaagagttcaattttggtctcatctgacctgactat includes the following:
- the LOC113588981 gene encoding collagen alpha-3(IV) chain-like, which translates into the protein MVYQLKAHPGDPGPPGQQGGIGGVGPDGPVGPSGLKGKKGPEGASGQAGSPGVPGPSGEKGSRGLPGLSGEQGRDGPQGQKGSVGHEGAQITNGYRDGFLFTVHSQSQENPVCPDGTLTMYSGYSLLYISVNSWGHGQDLGTLGSCLVQFSTVPFLFCDPNETCYYAASDSNSYWLSTDTPMPRDTSATTLAQYISRCSVCEASGNVIVIHSQMSTEQDCPSGWQELWSGYSFVMQTGTEAEGSGQPLASPGSCLKKFQKVPFIECHASGTCKYSFDSNSHWLAVVDRNRMFSKPVPQTLVGDSPGNIISRCKVCMKIP